ATTCACGAGTGTCTGCCCACTTTCCTGTAAGCCCATGGTCCGACCATTCAGGCCCAAGAGGAGCGTCGTTTGCTATTAGCAACAGCATTGCCTTTTTGAGGCGGTGCATGTCGTAACGCCCTGATTTGGATAAACGGGTCCAGTCTTTCTGAAATGATTTGGCGTAATCTGAGACAAGAGGTAGAGCGGCTCTCTTTTCAGCAGCCGCTTTCTTTTTCGAGGCCATCAAAGAGTTCCTGGGAAGTTGTGAACCTTGCGGCTCGTGTGGCTTGAAGCTCACGAGCTTCATCGATGGCAGCGC
This region of Pseudosulfitobacter sp. DSM 107133 genomic DNA includes:
- a CDS encoding type II toxin-antitoxin system YafQ family toxin, with product MASKKKAAAEKRAALPLVSDYAKSFQKDWTRLSKSGRYDMHRLKKAMLLLIANDAPLGPEWSDHGLTGKWADTRECHIGGDFLLIYKSDDTSIIFVRTGTHAELFE